ATCTTCATCTGACAAATGCTCGCATGCCCAACGATAAAGCCGAACCTGTTCTTCAACAGCTTCCTTGTTCCACCGAAGCCGGGCAAGGTTACCGCTGAGTTGCCGGTGCGACCAGAAACGCTCCTTATTGTCTGAAGCGACGTTCAGATACCTACGGTGCAGGGAGACGCTTTTTTCCATTCCGATTTTGCCTATATACTCGTATATCTCATCGGCGAGATGTGCCAAGTCAGGTGTGATTTCGCCTTTAAGCGCATCTTCAACTTGGTTGTGTGCTTCCTTAAGAATATCCTCGCCTGATGTCGGGTCGGATTTTGCCTGTGCTATGAATGAATCAAACTTGCTGCGTATGCTTTCCAACTGACGCATAATGTTCTCCTTCAGATTTTCTGATAGTTGTACATCATCAAGGACTTCTTGAACCAAGAGTTCTTGATCTCCCTGTAGACGCTTTCGCGCGCGGTGGAGTCGACTCGCAATTGTGTTTACCGACACTCCCAAGAATTTGCTGATCTCTTTCGTGGTCATTTCGTCGAGATAATAGAGCATCACGACAGTGCGTTCACTCTCTGGCAGCTTTTCCAAAATTTTTTTCACAAGCGCATGAGAATGCTCGGTACTCGCTGTTCTCGATTGTTCCGATGCATGATGTGTGTAAGAAGACCGCTCAATTTCTTCCGAACGTGTATCCTCCAGCGATTGCATCACAAACTTTTGCTCTCGCATCCACTTCTGCTTTCGCATCCAATCAATACAAAGCCGATTCGCGATGACATAGAGCCACCCGGCAAATTGATTCGGATCTTTAAGGGTCGAAAGTTTTTTATATGCCTGAAAGAAGGCATCTTGCATAATGTCTTCAGCGTAGTGATAATCGCCGATCTTCCGCCATACAAGAGTATGAACGCTCTTTTGGTACTTTTCGACCAAGATGCCAAACGCAGCATCGTCACCTGATAAAATTTTTCGAACCAGTTGAACATCGTCTTCTTTTTTTTCCACGAAACTTCCTCCTGATAAACAGATTGGATCGTGTTTGCATTCGCCAACAGGCTTAATCAAATACCGAGTTTTGTAAAATTAACACAGGTGATTCGTTTGTAACTCACACCCTCTATTATTAAAGACGAAATTTTGTGCACAAATCTTGCATCTTGGGAAAAAAAATGAAGAAACCTTCTTTGAAGTTGGAAAATTCTCAGGCGTTCAGCGATTTGATCCGACACGCTTGCTGGATTTGTAAACCGAGCGCACTCTAAACACGTTTATGAATGTAAGATTGGAGAGGCTGCCTAAATTCTTGGTGTTAATTCTCAAACGCTCCGCCGTCGGGAGGAAAGCGGTGAGATAGAACCAGCTAAAGGGGTACCAAAAGGCACTCGCCTCTACACGCATTAGGCATCGCCTTGATGGGCAACAACTATACATCCTATTTCAAACGTGAGTTTGAAAATAAAGACTGAAACTCCCGTAGCTTGGGTTGAGCGGTAAAAGACCAAGAACCCACCCGTTGATACAGAAGTAGCCGATTTTCAACGACCCGTTTTTGTAGATACAAATAGCGAAACCCAACACCCGAAACGCTGTGGATGTGAGAATACGTTGGGTTTCACTCGGTTTTCGGTGATTTCAGGTTTCTTGATGAACTCAAAAGTCATCTGCTCTATGCCATTTTTAGTAGATCTCCGTTCAACCCAACCTACAAAATTCAAATCTTTTATCAAACTCACGTTATTTCAAACAATCCCTGCTTGATAAAAGGAGTACCAAATGAATATTAAACTCTTTTTTTTCTTGTTGATTCTGTTTCCTGCTGTCACTTTAACCTGCTTTCTACAGAACGGTGTAGCGCAAGATTACACGCAAATACGTTTACCTGATGGTGCCACAGCGCGGTTGGGTAAGGGAACTTTATCTGACGTAGTATATTCGCCGGATGGCACGCGTTTGGCGATCGCTGGGAATCTGGGTATCTGGATATACGATGTGCAAAGTGGTGGTGAAATCAAGTTAATCGCTGGACGGTGGGGGAGTATCCGTAGTGTATCATTTTCTCCGGATGGTCAAACGCTGGCAGCAAGTGAAAGCTGGCACCGCACTATCTATTTATGGGATGCAGAGACGGGCGCGGTCAAGAAGACAATCACTGAAGATGCCGATGTCGCCTTCAGCAGTTTCGCCTTCAGCATGTCGTTTTCACCGGATGGTGAGACGTTGGCAAGCGGTGGCTGGTACGGCACCATCTATTTGTGGGATGTGAACACGGGCGAGGTCAAGCGGACAATCACTGAACGTGCAAGTAACGTCTTCACTGTCTTTAGCGTGTCGTTTTCACCGGATGGTCGGACGCTGGCAAGTGGAATCCGAGACGGGAGCATCGGGTTGTGGGATGTAGCTACTGGCACGCGCAAGCACACCCTTACTGGACATACAGATGTTGTTCATAGTGTATCATTTTCACCGGATAGTGAGACGTTGGCAAGTAAAAGTTGGGACAACACTATCCGATTGTGGGATGTAGCCACTGGCACGCGCAAGCACAGCTTTGCTGGAACTTTGGGTCTCACCCATAGCGTATCG
This sequence is a window from Candidatus Poribacteria bacterium. Protein-coding genes within it:
- a CDS encoding RNA polymerase sigma factor, which gives rise to MEKKEDDVQLVRKILSGDDAAFGILVEKYQKSVHTLVWRKIGDYHYAEDIMQDAFFQAYKKLSTLKDPNQFAGWLYVIANRLCIDWMRKQKWMREQKFVMQSLEDTRSEEIERSSYTHHASEQSRTASTEHSHALVKKILEKLPESERTVVMLYYLDEMTTKEISKFLGVSVNTIASRLHRARKRLQGDQELLVQEVLDDVQLSENLKENIMRQLESIRSKFDSFIAQAKSDPTSGEDILKEAHNQVEDALKGEITPDLAHLADEIYEYIGKIGMEKSVSLHRRYLNVASDNKERFWSHRQLSGNLARLRWNKEAVEEQVRLYRWACEHLSDEDVLETVGSLSHIECWKAEGRVDEWFQIYEEASERLENPELSRYARCDFLQIGSEILRAYDRLDETLLGMEKLEDANGEPDWEHYFRFWLAVRTNRLLVYSKQEDWERFDQALTEVSVFIEGEMAKRDAGHSVNISDLTWAAHDVGYCLLRSKKYSEARHFLQIAIDLIRYDADTHFFLAVSVWASEKDREKTLHHLKATQDYVLNPNRDMYYSNFLETPEFSDVKDDQEFLKALGQK